One Halichondria panicea chromosome 3, odHalPani1.1, whole genome shotgun sequence genomic region harbors:
- the LOC135333687 gene encoding E3 ubiquitin-protein ligase HECTD3-like, which yields MTADPARVRLGRIRCLTNTVESMKKGNPLPRPICFVPKKVVFELSEAKDSLKVFEERKSDSKLIEKLSDGKFTCTGLPIFTNEGGWMKVVTPYEGWVLIQPSKWGIKGKLKHVSETSSSSKKSSDVPTIWLKMVERMCSLQIVKNQQISNCDEEEMTLLQTPPPGWNLEADEELAQYLTKYLKISDMGSAGKGGEHFSKVEVSSEEDGVNDMLDPDFEEKYWESDGSQGEHWVRFHMKPGTLVEKFILHVDPDDGSYLPRRVVIKAGSIGDLVNIGSKNFGLRDYEKKDLHLLTTPLSVCYPVIEVWIKSCNQGGIDTRIRGVTVKTHSAEPIFLESEALPEDTFTDDRIACFPKLQPFSPKQLFYRGLALKRAAHLLNLDLMYLLPRVKNMSSQLDSTIRTIRQLWPLCSKRNTIVSELLSATSTSSPSRPVLFINRIAAKEHKDDPSKDLECTKTVFIQIMRELKKHTKPSSYTFQWAGHWSQWWECKFALEGIIDQGGGFRDSLADVAEELCPSSQDVEVSLPLFIRSPNQSQDSSNVYRDAYIPNPSCTLYSQYQFVGQLMGAMVRSQESLVLSLPQFVWKQLVEDPVSWARDYISVDSAELKLIDSIETMSRETFESSFEGALKFTAVLSDGETVSLCPGGAEKLVTYDNRKEYCEMVKVTRMDESKKQINAIREGLVKVIPSEVLGLLTWQELEIRVCGNPEISVEAMKRSARYEGDLKENNSRVQMMWDALEKFTNEERSRLLRFITGRRRLPCTVYIDTAESGNGKLPTSATCSNTLYLPKYRNVEEAVEKLRYAAYNCVAIDTDMSPWE from the exons ATGACTGCTGATCCAGCCCGTGTACGGCTAGGAAGGATCCGATGCCTAACAAATACTGTAGAGAGCATGAAGAAAGGCAATCCACTGCCTCGACCTATCTGTTTTGTGCCCAAGAAAGTTGTTTTTGAACTCTCAGAAGCGAAAGACTCATTGAAAGTTTTCGAAGAAAGGAAAAGCGATTCTAAATTGATCGAAAAGCTTTCCGATGGCAAGTTCACATGTACTGGATTGCCGATATTCACTAACGAAGGAGGTTGGATGAAAGTAGTTACTCCCTACGAAGGCTGGGTGTTGATTCAACCGTCAAAATGGGGCATCAAAGGAAAATTGAAGCATGTTTCCGAAACGTCTTCTTCGAGCAAAAAATCGAGTGATGTACCTACTATCTGGCTAAAAATGGTTGAACGAATGTGCTCACTCCAAATAGTCAAAAACCAGCAAATATCGAATTGTGACGAAGAAGAGATGACACTTTTGCAAACTCCCCCACCTGGTTGGAATCTGGAGGCGGATGAGGAGCTAGCCCAATACCTGACAAAGTACCTAAAGATCTCAGATATGGGTTCAGCAGGAAAAGGTGGCGAGCATTTCTCTAAAGTTGAGGTATCCTCTGAGGAAGACGGTGTGAACGATATGTTGGATCCTGATTTCGAAGAAAAATATTGGGAATCGGACGGGAGCCAAGGAGAACACTGGGTCCGGTTTCACATGAAGCCAGGCACGCTAGTCGAGAAATTCATTCTCCATGTTGATCCAGATGATGGCAGCTACCTTCCTCGCCGTGTTGTGATCAAAGCCGGATCTATTGGTGACTTGGTTAACATTGGATCGAAAAACTTTGGTCTGCGTGACTACGAAAAGAAGGATCTCCACTTGCTGACAACCCCACTGTCTGTGTGCTACCCTGTAATTGAGGTGTGGATCAAATCCTGCAATCAAG GTGGTATTGACACAAGGATTCGTGGCGTGACTGTTAAAACCCACTCGGCTGAGCCCATATTCCTTGAATCTGAAGCCCTCCCTGAAGATACGTTTACTGACGATCGAATTGCATGCTTCCCAAAGCTCCAGCCATTCTCTCCAAAGCAACTTTTCTACCGAGGACTGGCCCTAAAACGAGCTGCACACTTGCTCAACTTGGATTTGATGTACCTTCTCCCAAGGGTCAAAAACATGTCCAGCCAACTCGATAGCACCATACGAACGATTCGTCAACTATGGCCCCTCTGTTCAAAACGAAACACTATCGTCTCGGAGCTACTTAGTGCCACAAGTACCAGCTCCCCCTCAAGGCCTGTGCTATTCATAAATCGAATTGCCGCTAAAGAACATAAAGATGATCCATCCAAAGACCTCGAGTGCACGAAGACGGTATTTATTCAGATTATGAGAGAGCTCAAGAAGCACACCAAACCGTCAAGCTACACCTTTCAGTGGGCCGGTCATTGGAGCCAGTGGTGGGAGTGCAAGTTCGCTCTAGAAGGAATCATCGACCAAGGAGGTGGTTTTCGAGACTCGCTCGCTGATGTTGCCGAAGAACTTTGTCCGAGCAGTCAAGATGTGGAGGTATCTCTTCCTTTATTCATCCGCAGCCCCAACCAGAGTCAGGACTCCTCGAATGTCTATCGGGACGCCTACATTCCAAATCCGAGCTGTACGCTGTACTCTCAATACCAATTCGTTGGTCAGCTTATGGGTGCCATGGTAAGAAGCCAGGAGAGTCTTGTCCTTTCCCTGCCACAGTTTGTCTGGAAGCAACTTGTTGAGGATCCTGTATCTTGGGCACGAGACTACATCTCTGTCGATTCCGCTGAATTGAAGCTAATTGATTCGATTGAAACGATGAGCCGTGAGACATTCGAATCGTCTTTTGAAGGTGCCCTCAAGTTCACAGCTGTCCTCAGCGATGGTGAAACAGTGTCACTATGTCCTGGAGGCGCTGAAAAGCTAGTCACTTACGACAACCGAAAAGAATACTGTGAAATGGTAAAGGTCACGCGTATGGATGAGTCAAAGAAACAAATTAATGCGATCCGAGAAGGCCTTGTGAAGGTAATTCCCTCTGAAGTGCTTGGTCTGCTGACTTGGCAAGAGCTCGAAATTCGAGTGTGTGGAAATCCGGAGATATCTGTTGAGGCAATGAAAAGGTCGGCACGATATGAAGGTGACCTCAAAGAGAACAACTCTCGAGTGCAGATGATGTGGGATGCCTTAGAAAAATTCACGAATGAAGAACGAAGTCGACTCCTTCGTTTTATCACTGGTAGAAGACGCCTACCGTGTACTGTCTACATTGATACAGCAGAATCTGGGAATGGAAAATTACCAACTTCAGCCACTTGCTCTAACACCCTTTATCTGCCAAAGTACAGAAATGTGGA
- the LOC135333793 gene encoding cytochrome b5 domain-containing protein 1-like, which produces MPPTRYFTPSEVAAHNVPSDCWISYLGKVYDLSPLCDQFSGDILLKPIVASSGKDISHWFNEETKDLKTHVDIITGCIFPYTPMGRFVHVPPSCPRSDWPNNFGIPWWKDEKYLVGVLSKKTRHIRIINTLTLQEQTVEVCAEETMNDILKRYLPYNSHASSYTWKYFGNNLDMNKTLLENGINDESEDFFELRMDEDEFLPPISLYFNDDLTES; this is translated from the exons ATGCCACCAACGAGGTATTTCACTCCCAGTGAAGTCGCAGCTCACAACGTACCGTCTGACTGCTGGATATCCTATCTAGGCAAGGTGTATGACCTCTCTCCACTCTGTGATCAGTTCTCAG GTGACATCTTGTTGAAACCGATTGTGGCTAGTTCTGGCAAAGATATTTCACATTGGTTCAACGAAGAAACAAAAGAT CTGAAGACACATGTGGATATAATAACTGGATGCATTTTCCCCTACACTCCCATGGGCCGCTTTGTTCATGTGCCCCCATCCTGTCCACGCTCAGACTGGCCCAACAACTTTGGAATTCCCTGGTGGAAGGACGAAAAGTACTTGGTTGGAGTTTTATCGAAGAAAACCAGGCATATACGCATTAtcaacacactcacactacaGGAACAAACTGTAGAG GTTTGTGCAGAGGAGACAATGAATGATATTCTGAAAAGGTATCTCCCATACAATTCACATGCCAGCAGTTACACATGGAAGTACTTTGGAAATAATCTGGACATGAACAAAACACTACTTGAGAATGGAATCAATGATGAAAGTGAAGATTTCTTTGAACTGAGAATGGACGAGGATGAATTCCTCCCTCCTATTAGCCTGTACTTCAATGACGATCTTACAGAATCCTAG
- the LOC135333788 gene encoding N-alpha-acetyltransferase 38-B, NatC auxiliary subunit-like, giving the protein MSVPDVVAVNQSDTTPPVPTTNTDAAKRHQEARDLLSGYLNRRMRVFLSDGRVIIGNFLCTDRDSNLVLGNCEEYLSQDDLTDMLVEGSTHVPRQPRTVGQTIVPGHHIKSLSIAKDLPVQNFYIEPTTSSASASPESSIEPKPKNTEQLDDNCTDTCT; this is encoded by the exons ATGTCTGTTCCAGATGTTGTTGCTGTAAACCAATCCGATACTACTCCACCTGTGCCCACCACTAACACAGATGCAGCTAAAAGACATCAGGAGGCCAGGGACCTGCTGTCGGGATACTTAAACAGACGAATGCGTGTTTTTCTGAGTGATGGCAGAGTTATTATCGGTAATTTCTTGTGTACTGACAGAGACAGCAACTTGGTCCTGGGAAACTGCGAAGAATATCTCAGCCAAGATGACTTGA CTGATATGCTGGTGGAGGGCAGTACCCACGTTCCTCGTCAGCCTCGTACAGTCGGGCAGACCATTGTACCAGGACATCACATCAAGAGTCTCTCCATTGCCAAAGACCTCCCCGTTCAGAATTTCTACATAGAACCCACAACTAGCAGTGCGTCAGCCAGTCCTGAGTCAAGTATAGAGCCCAAGCCCAAGAACACTGAACAATTGGATGATAACTGTactgatacatgtacttga